From one Triticum urartu cultivar G1812 chromosome 3, Tu2.1, whole genome shotgun sequence genomic stretch:
- the LOC125546163 gene encoding protein DETOXIFICATION 40-like, whose amino-acid sequence MAGGDEHEHNAPGRLESILTDTSAPLAERAWAAGVVELRLLSRLAAPAGGVYMINYVMSMSTQIFSGHLGNLELAAASLGNTGVQTFAYGLMLGMGSAVETLCGQAYGAHKYDMLGIYLQRSIILLGLTGIPLAVMYAFSEPLLLLMGQSPDIARAASIFVYGLIPQIFAYAVNFPIQKFLQAQSIVLPSAYISTATLVLHVLMSWVLMYKVGLGLLGASLVLSVSWWIMVAAQFVYIVVSPTCRHTWTGFSWQAFSGLPSFFKLSAASAVMLCLETWYFQVLVIIAGLLPNPEIALDSLSICMTIYGWVFMISVGFNAAASVRVSNELGAGNPKSAFFSVWVVTGLSATISTILAVVILCLRNHISYLFTDGEAVSDAVADLCPFLAVTLVLGGIQPVLTGVAVGCGWQKFVAYVNVGSYYIVGVPLGVVLGFFFNLGAKGIWGGLIGGTALQTTILLWVTIRTNWTEEVEEAQKRLNKWDEKKEPLLTGFKDNN is encoded by the exons ATGGCTGGCGGGGACGAGCATGAGCATAACGCGCCGGGTCGGCTGGAGAGCATCCTGACGGACACGTCGGCGCCGCTGGCGGAGCGCGCGTGGGCAGCGGGTGTGGTCGAGCTCCGGCTGCTGTCGCGGCTGGCGGCGCCGGCGGGGGGGGTGTACATGATCAACTACGTCATGTCCATGTCGACGCAGATCTTCTCCGGCCACCTCGGGAACCTGGAGCTCGCCGCGGCCTCTCTCGGTAACACCGGCGTCCAGACCTTCGCCTACGGCCTCATG CTGGGCATGGGCAGTGCAGTGGAGACCCTCTGCGGTCAGGCCTACGGTGCACACAAATACGACATGCTCGGAATCTACCTACAGCGCTCCATCATTCTGTTGGGCTTAACCGGCATACCACTTGCTGTGATGTATGCCTTCTCGGAGCCACTCCTCTTGTTGATGGGACAGTCACCGGATATAGCTCGTGCCGCGTCGATCTTTGTGTACGGCTTGATTCCTCAGATCTTCGCGTACGCCGTCAACTTCCCCATTCAGAAGTTCCTACAGGCACAGAGCATCGTCCTGCCAAGTGCTTACATCTCCACGGCAACGCTCGTTCTACATGTGCTGATGAGTTGGGTGCTCATGTACAAGGTTGGCCTTGGGCTGCTCGGTGCCTCTTTGGTGCTGAGCGTGAgctggtggatcatggttgccgCACAATTTGTGTACATCGTCGTCAGCCCGACATGCCGGCACACGTGGACGGGGTTCAGTTGGCAGGCCTTCTCCGGTTTGCCGAGTTTCTTCAAGCTCTCCGCTGCGTCTGCCGTGATGCTGTGCCTTGAGACATGGTACTTTCAGGTGCTGGTGATCATTGCTGGATTGCTCCCCAACCCTGAGATTGCCCTGGATTCCCTCTCTATATG TATGACGATTTATGGTTGGGTGTTCATGATCTCCGTTGGGTTCAATGCCGCTGCAAG TGTAAGAGTGAGCAATGAGCTTGGCGCTGGCAACCCCAAGTCTGCATTTTTCTCTGTGTGGGTCGTCACCGGGCTCTCTGCAACAATCTCTACCATCCTTGCTGTCGTGATTCTCTGCCTTCGCAACCACATCAGCTACTTGTTCACAGATGGTGAAGCAGTTTCAGATGCGGTGGCGGATCTCTGCCCATTTCTCGCCGTCACGCTGGTTCTCGGTGGCATCCAACCTGTACTGACAG GTGTTGCTGTTGGATGTGGATGGCAGAAATTTGTTGCTTACGTGAACGTCGGCTCTTACTACATAGTAGGTGTCCCACTTGGTGTTGTTCTTGGTTTTTTCTTCAATCTCGGCGCAAAG GGTATTTGGGGTGGTTTGATTGGGGGAACGGCCTTGCAGACAACCATTCTGTTGTGGGTCACCATAAGAACTAACTGGACGGAAGAG GTAGAGGAGGCACAGAAAAGGTTGAACAAGTGGGATGAGAAGAAAGAGCCCCTCCTTACAGGCTTCAAGGACAATAACTAA
- the LOC125547275 gene encoding protein DETOXIFICATION 40-like, translated as MTIYGWVFMISVGFNAAASVRVSNELGTSNPKSAFFSMWVMSRLSAPISTILAVVILCLHNHINYLFTDGEAISDAVEDLYPLLAITLVLGGIQSVLSGNIIGCGWQQFVAYVNVDSYYIVGVPLGVVLGFFFYLGAKGIWGGLIGGTTLQITILLWVTMRTDWTKEVEEAQKRLNKWNEKKEPLLAGFKDNDK; from the exons ATGACGATTTATGGTTGGGTGTTCATGATCTCCGTTGGGTTCAATGCCGCTGCAAG TGTAAGAGTGAGCAATGAGCTTGGCACCAGCAACCCAAAGTCTGCATTTTTCTCTATGTGGGTCATGAGCAGGCTCTCTGCACCAATCTCTACCATCCTTGCTGTTGTGATCCTCTGCCTCCACAACCACATCAACTACTTGTTCACAGATGGTGAAGCAATTTCGGACGCGGTGGAAGATCTCTACCCGTTGCTCGCCATCACACTCGTTCTCGGCGGCATCCAATCCGTACTGA GTGGAAACATCATTGGATGTGGATGGCAACAATTTGTTGCTTACGTGAATGTCGACTCTTACTACATTGTAGGCGTTCCACTTGGTGTTGTTCTCGGGTTTTTCTTCTATCTTGGTGCAAAG GGCATTTGGGGTGGCTTGATTGGGGGAACGACCTTGCAGATAACCATTCTACTGTGGGTCACCATGAGAACTGACTGGACCAAAG AGGTAGAGGAGGCGCAGAAAAGGTTGAATAAGTGGAACGAGAAGAAAGAGCCCCTCCTTGCAGGGTTCAAGGACAATGACAAATAA